The nucleotide sequence AAACCCGAGTTGGAAAAGTCTGACCTGGTCTAAGTCGAGGAATCAAGCAACCTGACACGATCCCAGGCCGAGCCGATAAGTGATAAGACTCGACTCGACCCAATCCATTAACTTCGAGCCAAATCCCGTAGCATCCATTTGGCGGCTTAGCTCGAATCCACTCGAACCTGACTCAATGTCAAGCAATCTAACCCGACCCGAGCCCGAGCCCGTAAGTGATAAGACTCGACTCGACCCAAACCGCACCCAACTCTAATTTGGGGTTCTAAAATTCGAACTTTCAATCTGCCATTGGGTCGAGTTCTATTAATGGGTCGAGCGATCGTGCTTGGCCCAAACCCAAGTCGATCCGTAAATCCAACCGATCGTGGGGTTAGATTGACTCAGGATCAAGATTTCCACCTCTTGGTTCGACTAAGGAGTCTAAGGATGGGTTGATGCATGAGTTGAGCTATTAAATAGTCCTCCCAAAATAGTATTTTCCTCATAAAATTATTGGAGAGAGAATATCATATTAATAAGAATATTTTGGTTCATTCTTAATTTGTTTCATCTCTTGATTACTAATAATAAGTTTACTAGTACACCAATTTAAATATTTGATTAGCCTCACATGTCAATTGAAAGTCCCATCAAAATAAGATGGCATATAATTATGCTAATCATAACGTCAAGTGATTTGATTGACTCTTTACATCCGTATCGAAAGGATATTTCTCGAGGCAATTAATTTTGTGGGAATCGAACTACTTTGTAATATTTTGACTTTGGATTTATTATCGAGtaactaaaatatattataataaaaaaaaatatttagatatacatgttaattaaatttgttaaattAATAAAGCACCATACACACTATTTTGTGATGAGgttcccttttttttattttctttgataaCACATTTAAGATGTGTATTGAGTTCAAAAGTGAATTTGATGTTTGATAAATTTTATCgaataataaattttcaaatgttGATGTTATCTTATAGTAAGTAGCATTAGCATTTTAGTATTTACAAgatgttaataaaaaaaatttaattatttaaagtaATTTGtgatattatataatattataagatTGTAAatccaaaatattatttaaagTAGTTCTAAAATCTACATGAAGCCTCAATTAAGACATCCCagttgattaatatattattattatataaataattggTCTTGTGCAAAGAAAGTGGACAAAAATCTGATGTTGATTTTTTTACCAATGAATGGGTGAAAGAAAGaccttgaaataaaaaaaatttatttttactcTGTAGACAAAATATTAATTAGTGACTAAAATTGTTCTTTTGCACATACAGTGACAATAAATATGTTGCAATTATTACCCAGGAACAATTATCAAGGGGAACAAGATGAGGAGAGTCTATGAAGTAGAGATCTAATCAGAAATTGGTGACACTATGACAGGGAATTTCTTCTTCATCCTGACTCTTGGAAAAGTGGTGACAGTGTCAGGTTCAGCCTCCACCCAACTGCAAAGATTGATTTCATGGCAAGTTAAAGATTGATTTCATGGCAAGTTAGTAGTCCTGTTGTTGATAACCAAAGGAGAGAGATGTATCAAAACAATGTACCTGAAACTAGTAATGAAGTGATGGAGAATGACTGCAATTTCCATTTTGGCCAGATGGTAACCAGGACAAAGCCTCTGTCCACCACCAAATGGAGTAAAATTATTCTGGTTGAGTTGTCCTTTACCCTggttcatcaaaataaatttcttatacaatcacattaaaaaaaaaaaaagttccagTCTATGCGGActcgaatcctaatttttgtatcacaaaggagcaaccttacaATATAGaccaataataaattaaaaaaagaaaatgtaccAAGCAACCTTACTGTATAGAccaataataaacgagaaaaaaaaaacaatatagaCCAATAATAAacgaaaaaaagaaaatgtaccAAGCAACCTTATGGTAGAGaccaataataaatgagaaaaaaagaaaatgtaccTCCCATCTCCATGGATTGAATTTAAATGGATCCTCATAAATTTCTTCATCCATGTGAACATAAGAGAAAGATGTCATAATACACCACCCTTTGGGAATTAGATAACCTGAAAATTATGAGCATAATTCCATATATTATTGATTTGATCAAAAAAATATTCCACCCAGGTATCAATACAAGACTCCAACTCACCAAAGTAGAATGAAAACCAGTAATGGAGCAGTTAGAAGTCTACCTTTGATTTCAACATCCTTGAGACACCTTCTCCAAACAGCATTGACAATGTTTGCCATCCTAAGAGTCTCATTGATCACCTAGAAGACAAAACAAGTTCAGTAGATCATATAGTTTTTCATCTTATGGGAGTATGGTTCTACCAAACAAAAGTGCTCACATTTAGAGTAAAAGGCAATGATGTGTACTCAGACCAAGTATAGGGTTCACCAGATTGGATTTTTTTCCTCTTTAGTTCCATGTTCTCCTCCTAAAATAAGCAGCATGAAAATAATTCTCAAGATCAAAGCTTTATGAAAATTTAGATACCAGAAGAGAGAAACAGCTACATTTCAACAAGGTTGGGATTGTTGTACCCGTAGTTGCTTTATCGCAGCAGGGTTATCAGTCAAATACTTTATCGCAAGAGTCGTAGTCATAGGCACAGAGTCCTGCCCAGGTATCATCATCTCTATGATGGCTCCGCATATGAACTCAATTGTTTTTTGATCAGatgcatcatggaattcatcaatCAGAACATCAACGAAACTTGACAGTGCTCGATGTTCACCTTTCTCCACCTTATATCGTATGATCTCTTTTATCAGCTCCACCATTTTCTCCTTGGACTATAAATTTGTCACAAGTCATAATAGCTTCATTTGAATACTAGACATTTTATAATAAGAATGTGCTGAGAGGGGTGCATACCTTCACTGACTTGTACAGTGTTGTTCCAGGGAATTTGACAGGGATGCATATAATGGCCTTGATAAGTTCGTAAAATTCTGTCCTTATAAGATCCATTTCTCTCCCCGGTTCAATTCCTAGTAACATTCTGACCAATATTTCAAACGTAATCTAGAAAATAAACAGAGGATCAGTGAAAAAAATGTTGCAAAAAGACTATATTTAACACTGAAGAGGGGCACCAGATATAGACATCATTGACGAAATACTATGCCAGTAACTCAGGAAGGACCTATCGAAGGGATCAATTGCTATAAAATTAAAACTGTTACTAGTCTAATATCGAAGTTACCAAAGCAAACAGAAAGGGGGACTGGAAATGGAAATGCATGCAGATAACAATTTCCAAGTAGAAAAGCAAATGCGGTGAAGGATTTGACTGGATATACACAAATGAAGTCGGGGATACGCAGCAGGGAGACTGGCAAACGATCAAACAGTAGCAAGGTAAAATCTTAGAGATCCGTATGATGAGGAATGCAAAACCCTCGATCAGGATCTGCCAATTTTAACCTAGGAGAGGAGATGACGAAGAGGTTCACCTGGTTGATCTCATCTTGGAAGTAGATCTGCGGCTTGTCCTTCCATCTGCGGGAAGCGAGCTCCATAGATTGCTCGATCTCCTTGGCAACGCTCTCCATGAGAGGAACTGCCTTGAGGAACTTGGCCACGAAGCCATGGTACTTCTTGTGCTCGTCCCCGGTCATTGACAGGATGGAAGTTTCGCCCATCACCTCGACGACAGTCCTGGGGTAGGAGGGAACGAAGGTTCTGCCATCATCCTGCAACACTATCTTGTTCACCTCAGGATCTGTGGACATTATTATTGGCCTTCCCAGGATATTGGACCTGAACACCTTCCCATACCTGCAACCCACCAACCCATAAATTCTCATGCATACGGTGGGCTATGTATACATCCAATGCGtaaggtctgtcgtaccgaatCGTACTATCCGATACGGCTGGTACGTATCGATCTGACAAGTTAACGGTATGAAGACCATACTGATCTACACTGTAGCAATGCACTATAACACTGTAACAGTACCGTGTTACAGCAACAATACAAAGCACCAGTACACTGTAGCAATGCACTATATCAGTACTACAGTACTCGATGCACCTAGGTATACTACTCGGTACATCGTACCGTATCGGTACCGAGCCCAAATTAAAACACCGATACGGTATGGTATTACGAACCtattacatgcatgcatgcatatatatatatatatatatatatatatatatatatatatatatatatatatatatatatatatatatatatatatatatatatatatatatatatatatatatatatattattacccctctctctctctctttgtctctGTTTCATGAACAATTGATCTAATTAGTACACCAAATCCACCAACTAAACCACATTGGCGATGAAGTATTTTGACTAAAGCACatcataatttgaaatttttaggaATTCTCCAAAAGTTTAAAGTAGgattaattttttatgatttgtaAGTAAAATtgatctttaaacataaatcttgACATCTAAAAGCGATGGAATTTTGAGTGTAAAATTTATAATGTAGGATTTgtataaataattaagatttcaTGTGAAGAACAACGGGATAGGGTGAAATCAAAGAgcaagtaaaagaagaaaaatatatcatccaaCTTAGGATTTCACACATAAAACAATATGAAATCACAGTTTCATATGATATTTAGTAAGACTAAATGATGATTTCACACCCAAAAACAATGAGAATAAACCTTTTTGCCCCAAAATAATTACGATCGAAAGATTTAAAGACTAATTAATgtacaaaagaaaataaatgaaCTCACAGTGATCGACGCTTCCGCAAGAAACCAACATGTGTGGCGGTGTAATTGCTTCCCATAAACTCGAGTGTCTCTCCAAGCAAAGGCAACCCATTTGTTCCACTAGGAATCTTGGCATCTTTGCCTATCGAGTCATAACTCGTTTGCCTCCTCTTTTTCCCAAGCCATAGCAAACAAGAGAATACGATCACCACAAGAGAGATTCCCACTTGCCAATCCATTTCTTCATATGGCTCATGAACGTGTGTTTCTTCTCCTTTTATGAAtgtgagggggagagagagagaagaaatggACATACAGTATCTAAAAGAGATGTAGGAACAGATTCAAAGGAGGATTTTGCATATCTGTTTCCCAAACACGCTCAATGGTTACTTGTTTTAGGTAAGCGGGATGAACCTATTCTCTCATTTAACCAAGGTTAAAGAGTGGTGTAGGAAGTATATCCAAATAACTCTAATGCTAATCCAAATCTAAGACGATGGTCATCAAAATCGATTTGTGTCTCGAATCACCGATCATTGGTTGACTCAATGAGTCGATTCGTCGAATCATAGATTTAATCATTTTTTAAACTAAAAATTATagtttatcttaaaaaatataaaaacatataatTACAATTCTTATCGCATAGTATTGTCAAACTTAGTAGTATATTACATTTTTCTTGTGCATGGGAAGATGAAGCTTAATGTGAATTTATTATGATGACAATGAAAACAATAAGAATTGTTTTCTCTTTCTTCCTTACAGAAAAGATGTAATGTGATTAGGTTAAAACTAGTTCATGGTCTAATTAGTGAAGAATAAACCGTGACTCATATACTAATCCAAAATCTAATTCATATGATACAAGAATCATGAGCATGTATTTGGGAAATTCTCATGAAAAGAAAAAGTATTATTACAGTAAGAACAAAGAATAAATGCATTTACATCAACATGCCATAGATGAGAGGGAAGTTGActtattgacttcatcattcactTTGAAATTGAAAGGTTtaaattgaggatattgatctatTTTGTCATTTTCATATCTTCACCATCTACTTATGTTTGAACAAAACAACTCCACATAAGCTTCAAAACTCTACGTTTCacctaaaaatttaaattatttgatgcctcatatttatcattattttttagaGTATTAATGTCAAATTTATACAAAAAATTCAATAATATAAGTATTATTCAATTTGgaaagaagtaataaaaaattagtaCTCCAATATCCATaatcatttttatcaattttttgatTCCTTATATGTATCAATATTTTTTCAAGGAGTATTAGTGTCAATTTTAGATTGAGATTAAGTGTAATAATACTTATATACAAATTGTAATGGGAAAACACAGAAATAAGTAACTTTGGAGGTATATACAAATTGCATCAAATTTGTGCTTTGACCGATTTGCCCAATTACGGTCGAGGCCTCAGAGCGGTTCCACCGACCGGCCCGGTTTAAAACATGGCGTATTTGGGGGTCGAGCCGTGGGGTCCGGTTCGGGTTAAATATGATGGATCTGTGCTATATTTATGAGTTGGGCCGAGTTCGTACACGAACTCCGACCCGACATCTGCCCTTAAGAGGCGGAACTTTTGGTGAGCCGCCTCAGCCTCCCCTCTCGATCTCGTCAGCTGGAAGCGGAGCTCTAAGTGGGTCTACGACCATGAACACAGATTCATGGTTGCTTGTGATTCCACAAGTTCTCCATTGCACATCCCTTTGGTGCAAGGTGACAGAAAACGACCATGAACACAGATTCAGACCTTCTCCCTTTCTTCCTTACGTTACAACATCAGAGCCCAACACCGCTATTAAGCACGGATGTTCTATACTACTACTAACCGGGCGTGTCTTCTTCACATCCTGCTGCTGTGTACATCAGAAGGCCATCTGGTCCCAAAAGGGAGATATCTCCTCGAAGACCGGCAACCTCTTGGACTTGGAGGGTGTCCAACCTTCTTCCATGATGTCCAAACTCTGCAGCATTTCCTCCCCTAACCTCCTCGTCATCTCCGAGACGGAGATCGAGTGATCGATCTCGGCCAACAACTTCTTCGCCCGTTGTAGCGCCTTGCGATCGACGGCAGCAGCGGTGGCGCTGGAGAAGCCTAGGTCGAGAACGGTGGTGACGATGGAGCGAGCCTCGTCGTAGCGGCCTTGATTGATGAGGCAGACGCCGAGGTTGCAGCCGTTGTTGGCATTGGGTTCGATCATCTGCGCCTTGCGGTACACCGCCTCCGCCGCCATGTAGTTGGCTTGCTGCATGTATGCCCATCCTAAGTTACCCTGTCAAGTGGATCGGGAAACAGACACCGAAATCATGCACGTGAGGCAAAGCCGAGGTCCCATCGACGGAAGCCCATTCTAACAATGGCTCACCGCTGCTGCCGTCGATCGCAAACGACAAATATATACTGGAAGGCAGGGATAAGGTAGCAGTGAaatagaggagagagagagagagagagagagagagtaccagGAGACGAGCAGTCTCTTGTTTGATGGAAACCTGGAACTTTTTGCCATGGGAGCGTGCCGTCTTCGTCGTCTTCCCATTGAAGGCCTTCCCCATGTATATCATCCGCAGCTTCTGCTTCAACATCACTATCTGCTCCTCCACTCTCCCACATTTCTGCCCACCACCAAAAGCTCCATCGATATCTATCTCAcacaagaagaaaggaaggagtgttctctctctctctctctctcttggtgtGCAAAGTTGGTGATGGGTACCTTG is from Musa acuminata AAA Group cultivar baxijiao chromosome BXJ3-8, Cavendish_Baxijiao_AAA, whole genome shotgun sequence and encodes:
- the LOC135644049 gene encoding 3-epi-6-deoxocathasterone 23-monooxygenase CYP90C1-like, with product MDWQVGISLVVIVFSCLLWLGKKRRQTSYDSIGKDAKIPSGTNGLPLLGETLEFMGSNYTATHVGFLRKRRSLYGKVFRSNILGRPIIMSTDPEVNKIVLQDDGRTFVPSYPRTVVEVMGETSILSMTGDEHKKYHGFVAKFLKAVPLMESVAKEIEQSMELASRRWKDKPQIYFQDEINQITFEILVRMLLGIEPGREMDLIRTEFYELIKAIICIPVKFPGTTLYKSVKSKEKMVELIKEIIRYKVEKGEHRALSSFVDVLIDEFHDASDQKTIEFICGAIIEMMIPGQDSVPMTTTLAIKYLTDNPAAIKQLREENMELKRKKIQSGEPYTWSEYTSLPFTLNVINETLRMANIVNAVWRRCLKDVEIKGYLIPKGWCIMTSFSYVHMDEEIYEDPFKFNPWRWEGKGQLNQNNFTPFGGGQRLCPGYHLAKMEIAVILHHFITSFSWVEAEPDTVTTFPRVRMKKKFPVIVSPISD
- the LOC135644105 gene encoding protein SULFUR DEFICIENCY-INDUCED 1-like, which gives rise to MEVAGSEEMSFHVVHKIPAGEGPYVRAKHLQLVEKDLEGSILWFWKAINERDRVDSALKDMAVVMKQQDRTEEAVEAIKSFRHLCSNHSQDSLDNLLIDLFKKCGRVEEQIVMLKQKLRMIYMGKAFNGKTTKTARSHGKKFQVSIKQETARLLGNLGWAYMQQANYMAAEAVYRKAQMIEPNANNGCNLGVCLINQGRYDEARSIVTTVLDLGFSSATAAAVDRKALQRAKKLLAEIDHSISVSEMTRRLGEEMLQSLDIMEEGWTPSKSKRLPVFEEISPFWDQMAF